AGGAGTAACAAATTACCGTACCCACAAAACTAAAACCTCTTCTTTTCAAATCCTTACTCATAAGATCTGATTCTTTGCTGTGGGTAGGTATTTCACTAACGGTTTTTGGGGGGGGGGAGGGAAAGATCGTTTTATAATTAGTAAATCTCCAGATGTATTCGTTAAAAGATCCGAATTCTTTTCTGAGTTTTATGAAGGCTTTTGCATTTTTAACTGCCGAAGTAATCTTAAGTCTGTTCCTGATAATACCCCGGTTAGACATTAGTCTTTCTGTGTCAACTCCGGAAAAAGCTGCAATCGCTTCATAATCCCAATCGAGAAAAGCCTTTTTGAAATGGTCTCTTTTTTTTAGAATTGTTAACCAGGATAAACCGGCTTGAAATCCTTCCAGTATAATCATTTCGAAAAGTTTGGTATCATCATGTACCGGAACACCCCATTCAAGATCATGGTATCTGCAATAATCCGGATCATTCCCTGCCCATGAGCATCTCTGGATAACTGTCAAGAAGTGCCTCCGCAATCATCATATCAGCTGGTGTGGTAATTTTAAAGTTAAGAGGATCCCCAAATGAAAACCCGGTTTTAATACCTTTACGTTCCATTAAGGAAGCTTCATCGGTAGGTGGCGGTGTCATAAGTGTTTCATCTTCGAAACATTCAAGTAACAAGTTGCGTTTGAGTAGCTGAGGTGTTCCAACCCTAATAACACTCGAGCGGTCAACAGTTTCACCTGTTGTATTTCCTTTGAATGTTCTGAGCGTATCCACAACGGGTGTAGCGGTAATGACACATTTGAATTTAGAACGCATTTCAAGAACAGAATCGATGACTTTTTCAGATAAGAAAGGTCGTGCTGCATCATGTACCAGTATCCATTCTGCATCAGACTTCTTAGCTCCATTTCTCACTGATTTCCATCGTTGATCTCCGCCGATGGTTAAAGATACACAATTCTTGAGATCCGGATAATTATTGAGGAAATCTTCTGCTTTGTTAATCATTTGTTCAGAAACTACAAGAATAACAGAAGAGATATCTTTATGCGACGCAAATCTTATGAGCGAATAATAAAGGATAGGTTTGTCTTTAAGCTTTACGAAAGCCTTTGGGATGGAATATCCGAGTCTTGATCCTGATCCAGCAGCTACAATAATGGCATCTGTTTTATTCATATGATAAAAGAAGGGAGCATTACACTCCCTTGGTTGTAAAAGCGAAAGAAGATTAACTGTTAACAGCAGTCTGTTTAATTTGAAGAATCTATATTTTTACGTTCTACCATACCTGCCACCTTCATCGGTAAACCGAATACTTTTATAAACCCGGTAGCATCTTTCTGGTCGTAGAGTTCTGTGTCACTGAATGAAGCCAAATCCTCGATATACAACGATTTTTCAGCCTCAGTACCAACAGGAACAACGTTTCCTTTGTATAGTTTGAGCCGAACTTTTCCAGTGACATTTTTCTGGGTTGATTTTACAAATGCATCCAGAGCTTCCCGAAGAGCAGAGAACCACTGTCCGTCATATACAAGTTCTGCATATTTAATTGACAGAATTTCTTTCTGATGAGCAGTGTCTCTGTCAAGGACGAGGTTTTCAAGTTGACGATGAGCAGCATAGAGAATTGTTCCACCCGGAGTTTCATATACACCACGTGATTTAATCCCTACAAGTCGGTTTTCTACAACGTCAACCTGACCGATTCCATGATCTGAACCATATTTGTTCAGGGCGGTTAGAAGTTCTACCGGGCTCATTTTTTTTCCGTTAACAGCTGTTGGAGTACCTTTTTCGAAGGATATTTCAATGTATTCTGGTTTATCCGGAGCTTTTTCGATAGTGTTTGATAGTGTATAGACTTCATCGGGTGGTTCATTGGCAGGGTTTTCCAGAACTCCACCTTCGTGAGAGATGTGCCATATGTTTCTATCTTCTGAGTAAATGCGCTTTTTTGATTGTGAAATTGGAATGTTATGTTTTTGAGCATATGCTATACATTCTTCTCTGGAGTGAAGATTCCATAGCGGATCTTTCCAGGGTGCGATTATTTTCAGTGAAGGATCGAGGGCCATAATTGTTAATTCAAAACGCACCTGGTCGTTTCCTTTACCAGTAGCACCGTGTGCAATTGCCTCAGCACCTTCTTTCTGTGCAATCTCAACAGCCCTTTTGGCAATGAGTGGTCGGGCAAAACTTGTTCCAAGGAGATAGCATTTTTCATAAACCGCTCCAGCCTGTACAGTAGGATATATGAAGTCGGTAATAAACTCCTCTGTGAGATTTTCGATATAGAGTTTTGAGGCACCTGTTTTTAGAGCTTTTTCTTCTAAGCCACTAAGCTCCTCCTCTTGACCGAGATCAGCACAAACAGCAATGACTTCGCAATTGTAGTTTTCCTTGAGCCAGGGAATCATGATTGAAGTGTCAAGACCGCCGGAGTAAAGTAATACAACTTTTTTCATAATGTTTTACATCCTTGATGGAAACAGTTATTAGTTAGAGCAAATAGTAATATTTACCTACAAGCAATTTTAATGTTCAATGCAGCCACAGCTTTGCTGAATATATCAAAAGCTTCATCTATATGTTCTGATGTAACAGTAAGGGGAGGCATGAATCTTATGGTATTATTGTTAGCTTTAACCAAAAGCAGGCCATCCCTTTTGCAATCATCAATGACCTGATCAGGGTTTTCTGTAAAGCGCACGCCAAGTAAAAGTCCTTCGCCCCTTACACCTTCTATGATGTCGTAATCCTTGGCTGCTTCGGAAAGTTTATCAGCCAGGTATTTGCCATTTTCCTGTACTTTTTTCAAAAAAACAGGTTCTGACACAATATCAATGATCTGAGCACCAAGTGCACAGGCCAGTGGATTTCCTCCGAAAGTTGTACCGTGATTTCCCGGAGTGATAGCGGA
The genomic region above belongs to Chitinispirillum alkaliphilum and contains:
- a CDS encoding DNA-3-methyladenine glycosylase, whose product is MTVIQRCSWAGNDPDYCRYHDLEWGVPVHDDTKLFEMIILEGFQAGLSWLTILKKRDHFKKAFLDWDYEAIAAFSGVDTERLMSNRGIIRNRLKITSAVKNAKAFIKLRKEFGSFNEYIWRFTNYKTIFPSPPPKTVSEIPTHSKESDLMSKDLKRRGFSFVGTVICYSFMQAVGMVNDHMEGCFKCYKGNT
- a CDS encoding 2-C-methyl-D-erythritol 4-phosphate cytidylyltransferase, with product MNKTDAIIVAAGSGSRLGYSIPKAFVKLKDKPILYYSLIRFASHKDISSVILVVSEQMINKAEDFLNNYPDLKNCVSLTIGGDQRWKSVRNGAKKSDAEWILVHDAARPFLSEKVIDSVLEMRSKFKCVITATPVVDTLRTFKGNTTGETVDRSSVIRVGTPQLLKRNLLLECFEDETLMTPPPTDEASLMERKGIKTGFSFGDPLNFKITTPADMMIAEALLDSYPEMLMGRE
- a CDS encoding Argininosuccinate synthase yields the protein MKKVVLLYSGGLDTSIMIPWLKENYNCEVIAVCADLGQEEELSGLEEKALKTGASKLYIENLTEEFITDFIYPTVQAGAVYEKCYLLGTSFARPLIAKRAVEIAQKEGAEAIAHGATGKGNDQVRFELTIMALDPSLKIIAPWKDPLWNLHSREECIAYAQKHNIPISQSKKRIYSEDRNIWHISHEGGVLENPANEPPDEVYTLSNTIEKAPDKPEYIEISFEKGTPTAVNGKKMSPVELLTALNKYGSDHGIGQVDVVENRLVGIKSRGVYETPGGTILYAAHRQLENLVLDRDTAHQKEILSIKYAELVYDGQWFSALREALDAFVKSTQKNVTGKVRLKLYKGNVVPVGTEAEKSLYIEDLASFSDTELYDQKDATGFIKVFGLPMKVAGMVERKNIDSSN